The Megachile rotundata isolate GNS110a chromosome 4, iyMegRotu1, whole genome shotgun sequence region ATAGATAGTACGTTCTATACATAGGTCAGGCATTATTCGattaatcttcaaattaaaatttcaaataagaaAAAGATATTGGAAAATAGTGAGTAatttattgccaataatatatttgaagattttttaataaaaattataaatgaaacgtAGGTATTCATGGTGGAAATGAATGAAAactgaaaatgttaaaaaataaaaagaacgaGACTTGTTTACATGAagagttaattttttatttttgcttctTTTTTTTGGTTGAATACAATGATCAATCGATCGTCATGATTGATTGAATTAAGTATCTCCAATCTCGGTCACGCTATCTCGTTATAAGACACGCGGTTTCGGGTTGACAGCAGTTTCAGCGTGATTTGACAAAAAACGATGCTCCGAAATCCTGTTACGATCAAACGTCCGTCGATCAAACTAAAAATCTCGCTCGATCCAGTCTTTTTTTTATCGTGTCAAACCTATGCGATGCTATATCTGGCAGAATTCGAAGGAAACGATTCGTTTTAAACTCCTACACGATTAACAAATGTCGATGCTGTTTAGCCTTATGTTCTCTAAAGTAATCACACTTTGCTTCGATATCTGATCGATTTTAAGAGCTATAAAAGTTCAGTAGTTTTCATCGACAGATTCAAGTAGACTCTTCAAGACTCATAGATCGATACATTATTTTAACTATTTCtggatattttaaataattacaatttattcgAATCGATTTTAAGCCTTCAGGAGTCAACTCTTTGAATGTACAGGATGTTTCAAAGTTAGATACTATATCTTCCTACATTagcacaaatattatttttttcataCGTAATAGAATGAtttaagttaataatttttaattattttaaataataaaagttctTCCTCTCGTGTTAAAATGTTAGGTTGTTGCAGGTGAAATGGCAGATTTACATACAAAATTAGCATTTTGGGCAGGATTGCTTATCTGATTTAATCTTCGAACTTATATATTGCATTATgtgtttgttaattattttgctttattgtattaaattaaaaatagtctTGATTAGGAAACAGTCCTTGACAGGAAGCTACCAAGAAGCAAAATACAATCATCACTGCGATTCATGGTTTGCCATAATTGTTagccagccattttgtataaaaatcattaataaaacattcacaTTCACTATTTTACGATACTTTCCTGTTGCGAAATGTACGTTTCAAAATCGCTTATATGCAACAACCTCTTAGTTTTACTTATTAATTCTTCATTAAGAATGTTCGCAACttattcaagttttatttaCGAAGAATGGCAAAATTTAATAGTTCAAGTTCTGAAACATCCTGTACATCGTAcatgatttatatttttcaacatGCAAATCGGCACAAAACATTCTCGATCGCTCGCAATCGCTTTCAGACCCTTCTACATCGAAGCAATGTACAGAGGAATGTCTcccaagaaaaataataataataacatccTAAGATTTGATAATAACGTGCAGGAAGATCGATCAAGGAGGAGAGTAAAGCACAAGATCATAAATTCTTATTTACAGTTAATGTTTTTTCCAAGGGATCAAATTTGATTCTGCCTTCTGATCtgaaaattttccatttttctcaaTGTATAGAATCAACGATTATAAATCTATCAATAATTTAATCTTCGATAGCAAACGAAAAGGCCGTAAATCCTATAAAATTTGCGGCTATCAAAATGTTACGAAATAATACGTATATCAAAGAAGAAGTTTTTATTACAGAGTATTGCACTTTAAAGGAATTTCGCAAAGCAAATGTGCTTAACCCTCCGccctttctttatttttcgcAGTATTTTTGTAATATCGTTAATTATGTTTCACAGTTCACTGTTTCCCTGGGACGAGAAAGCGTTATTTAACAATGAAAAGTGCGTCGTTTTGCTTCCGGTGAACACGTTTCAGCAATGCTTTTCACCTTTTtccttgttttcttttttcacgCATTCTCAACGAGATTTCAATCTCCAACGCACAGTTTTCCTTTCGAATTTttatctcttttatttttttttatttttcaccatTTTTTTTAGTCGCAGTCTATATCACACTggattatacataaataaataaataacaaaaatcggGATGCCGCGTGCTTTTCTGTCGAAACAAGACCACTATAATAGTCTATACAACTAATAATCAATTTCGAAGATTTCCTCTTAGgccatttatatatataatatatatatacttgtTGGAAACGTGTTTCGAGTCGACATTAAATTTTAGCGCAGAATGTTGCAAAATGTCGCTTAACACGATTGTAAAGTTCACTATTGTAGAATGCAGGTTAGTGGTAGGATCGATTAGTTGTAAATACCACATTCGAGAATTATCGATTTTACTAATAAATTGACAGCGTGACAAATAAACGATGAAAAAAAAGGAGCAGTGAGTTGGCGACATTCAGACGTGAAAGACGGTTTCCAGAGAGTTCGCGAAGTTAGAAAAACGATTTAAAATAGCGGTTGTGTGCAAAACGAAGTTAAAACGTAGTTAATTTACAGTGTTGTTGTTCATTAACGTTAAAATTTCTTTGTAATAATTAAGAGTTTTCTGTGTTAAATAAACCTTTGATTTTATTCCCGCGCTATCGATCGCATCAGACGCGTACCGAACAAGTTTATCTAATTTTTCACCCCCTCCTTAACTTTTCCCTAGTTACTCGtcacgaataaataaattttgatacgCTTACTTTATCGTCAAGTATGTttctatatacagggtgtcgtgTGATTGTTAGTATAAGAGAAAGAACATAACTAAGAATGTACACAATCATTGTTCAAATAAAAAGtgtccaatttttaatttaaaaattataatacataacaCTATAGAGGGAATATACGAAGAACCTATGAAGATCTAAAGTGTGCTCAGAAAGCATTTTGAAAGAGACTAGAAAAAACCTATGGAAAGTCTAGAAAGAAAAGATCGAAAGTGGTGGAAAATCTCTCCCTCTACTCCTTTCCTTGGTCGAAGAAAAAGCTTACGATACATCAGAGTATATAAATTAGTTCCACgccttaaaattttaattactttaactTCTAAGATCGTTTTGCgctgaaaagaaaattttagaaaaattacttttttaaatagtttatattaatttcataagacaccctgtatatacttattatacttgtaGTCCGTACACAATTCACTCGTTAACTTATTTAAAACACGTTTATTGTAACAAAGTTTCTTTAATTGCCATACTTGTTTAACTCGAGCCTTCGATGCCGCGTAACAAATACTTATCTTTTTATTTCTGATCTATCGGCTCGAAGTGAAATTCGCGCCCCTTCCTGCATTGTCCGTCTCGAACAATGAACAGCttacaagaaaaaaatgaaaagagagAGGTAGAGGGAAGGAGGATGAGGGAGAgcgaggagagaaagagagagagtagTTATAGtataaacgaataaatattaaaatacaaggAACAACAAGTCGACTATAAAGATAGGAAAATGGAAGTTAGTCGATAACGTTCTTTTTTTCCTTCCCTTTTTCTCAATTATTAAGTCGCAACACGAATGCATTCCCTTAATTGTCGATCGATAAAATTTATTGGCTTAGGCCCTAAATTCCTACCTATGCTTTCAATAAACTTTTAAGCTAGAATAAGTGACTCACGCTTCTCATAGAgtccaatattttattaatgaagTCTTAAGAGTCAATAGGTCAAGTGTACATATCActttcattctttttatttgaCTTCTAATTTGATTTGTCATTTCAATACCACGTAATCTTTTTTTGGTTTTATTTTTAACCAAAATAGTTTaatctataaaaaaaaaaatcatgtaAGTAAAAAAGTCAGTCGAATAAGATTGGTATTCGAACGATTATTTAAgcaaaaaaagagagaagaaaaaagagGTAATCTGTGTAAAACTTGTGTAAATGTTATGTCTAATACTATAGTATCTACTTAGTTAGTGACAGAGTCACAGAGTATTTATGTTTTGCTTTTAAAAACAATATACATACAAATTTGACAGTGATCTTCAATGAAACTTAATGTACATTCTAATGataaactataaattataaGTTATGGAAAAAAGGAACAATTCTTATGTGAGCATATTCAAGACATTATGAAGGAAGTAGGTACAAAAATCACTTCGGTGATTGCAAAAATACTTCACAGACAAACGACGACCCACGCGAATTAAATGCCGTTTAATTCTATTACTTACTTTATTTTTACATCCTTCATAAGGATTCCACAAAAGTAACAGACCTCTACACACACTATCTTGGCGCGTATACACACGCTTTGAGAATATGCATTTACACACGAGCGACAACTCATTAAATAAAAGTCCTTCTCGTAGATAGTAAGTATGTAAAGGTAAAAGCTACGCATGCGTTcttgccaaatacaatcagataCGTTGATTAATAAGATGAATTTCTTGTCCCTTTTATCTTAGTTGCATTAAGTATTCTGTAATCACATTCTACATCGAGCAAACAGTTTTGCAACACTGTCAAAGTGTAGTTGGAAAGAATTGCATAGATTGTTCGTAGCTAAGTTTATTATGATTCCTTTAAAATTTCTTCGTAAATATTCTATTTATGCAAATTGCATCAGACTCATTGCTTCGGGTGTTACTTTTATATGTTTCCACCAGAAGGATAAAAAGAGAATGCCCCGAACTGGAAGTTCACTGGAGTTTTTGGTGAAGCACAGGTGTATACAAAATCATCCGACTGTAGTTGTGTCCTATTCAAATTTGGTTCAGACGCTGATCTTGTTATTTTGGGCAATCCTCGCGAAAGACCCTCTAAACTAGCTAAAATCTGACGAAATATTGGTCTCTCTTCTCTAGAAAATTTGATACAATCTTCTGTCAGTCTCTTCAATGCTTTTGGAGTATCCGaacgtaatttatttaaatcggGACGTAAATTTCCTCGTCCaaccataaataatatttgatccTTGTTATTAACGTGTGAATACGGTAACTGTCCagataataattcaaataaaacaaCGCCGAACGCATATACGTCGGACTGGAAACTGTATGGATTTTCTTCTTGCATTCGTATCACTTCTGGTGCCATCCAAAGGATAGATCCAGTTGGCTGATGGAATTGTTGAGAACCAGACCATCTAGTCTTTGCCGTAGCTAAGCCGAAATCGCCAATTTTCACAGTAAGATCGTCGTGTAAGAATATATTATTACTTTTCAAATCTCTATGGATAATGTTTTTTGCATGTAGGTAATCCATACCTTGCGCAGTTTGTCTTCCAATTTCTATCAACGTGAATAAATCAAACTTTGTCTCAAATACGTGTAAATGTTTATACAATGAAGACCCTTCGCACCACTGAGTAACAATTGCAAGCTGCGGTTTGCTCACACATCCCatgaataaaagaatatttacgTGTCGCGTTTTGCGCAAAACTGCTACTTCGTTTTTAAATGCTTGTAACTGAGCAGCAGTCGGTATTTTAACATTGAGTGTTTTTACAGCTACAGGTCCATGCCAATGAGCTTTGTACACTGTTCCAAAAGAACCTGATCCAATACGAGCTCCGACTAAAATTTCATCTGCTGgaatttcccaatcttctatGGATTCTCTAGGTGCTAAAAGATTTTTAGATGATTCATCTGCTGATCTTGCTCTTGGTCTTTTTGGCCTCAAGGTACTGGTAGGACTAGCCTGTGTTGACTGACTATGTTTTGTTGGACTGCTACCAGGCGACACTGCACTTTGCATAATACCAATAGGACGACCTAAACTTTGAGATCTACTGTACTCATCTAAATTAGCAGAATCTCCGCTTGGTTTGAccatattaaaacaaacattaGGTGCTGAACTGGAGCGATCTTGTTGTCCCAAAGAACGTGGATGCCTCTGATTTCTTGATGGAGCTAAAGATGGGGACATACTTCTGCTTAAACCATAACCAGAAGGAAGTTGCAAAATCCCAGCGGTACTCTCAAGATTATGAGCAAGTAATGCTTGGTAATAAGCATCCTGCATACGTACTTGGTGACACAAAGCTGGTACACCACCTGCACACCTTTGATGAAACCGATAATTACATGTTCTACAATAAAATCCCTGAAAGAGGAGTTTTCTACAACATTCACAAAACGCTAGTGAAAAGAAAGTCTTGCGCACAAAGTTATGCGAAATGGAAGTAGTTATTGGAAACttatccaaaatttccacagaTATTTCATCGCAATCAAGCAGAGAGATGTCTGTATCCCAGGATGTATAATATTTGGAATTATCTGCTCCCAAAATATATACCACGCACATTTCAGTAGTCAAGTTTCTTAGTTTCATCGCTTTGGCAAGCGCGTCTCTCAATGAAAGTCCCTCACGAACCTGTACACTAGTGCGTTGTTGATTAGGCAAATAAGCCCTGAGCAGAGATCTCATCGGTGTTCTCTGACCCTTTGTAGATGCATTGGCTTCACGTGATTCACTTTCGGAGGTGGAAGCACTACCAGATATTCGACTGGCATTTAACAATTCATTGAGCTTCTGTTCCTTGGATTCTAGATCATGTAACTTACTAGTTAGCTCTTGATATTCGTTCAAGTATATAGAAGGTGGATGTTGAAATCCAGCAAAGCGGTTGTTCAAAGCATCAATGTTTTGTCGAGTAACGTGTATCACATTTTGGATATTTCTCAGTTCATACCTTAATGGATCTGTATCTAAATAACCGTCCTCAGAATCACTGAGCTCTCCCGATTCCGGGCCACTGCCTCGTGAAGAGGACATAGCAACGGCGCTTCAGCGAACATCCACCGTCGCAACAACGCCTAACCACGCACCAAAGAAGAGACGCCGGACAGTCAACCAGAATATCGTTAACCACTGGCAGGGGGGTGATGTGGCGGTACTTCCCGCGCTTGCCACCAGGGGGATCATCTGGAATTCCAGTTCTCGAAAGTCCTCGTGTTACCATTCATCTCTTATATATATTCCTTAGGAGGAACGAATGATCGTCCTAGCACCAGAAACATGAGTCTGCTAACTCACTGATAAGATTAACTAGCAGTCGTCAAAACAACACTTTTGTTTTCCTTTTTccgttctttttttctttcggcTTTTTCTTTACTTACGATTCACCTGCCTTTAACAAATCCTGCAACTGAACACGTAGCTTTTCTCTTCATCGATGATACGAAGAAAGCGAGAAAAGGATCGACGATATAGTAGTTTTCACTATTTCTAACTTAAACCTTGGAATTATGATATTCGCGtttatataaatgtttttataatAACATTTGTAATCTTTAGTTATAaccatttaattattttaccgaACAACATTCTAACTGCTgctgatttattatttttggaaCGATTTCTTTAGTTGGTAATTTTGATGCTACTAGTTACCGCCGAATTTTTCTTTAGTTCGTGCGCTCACCGCGTCGTCGCTTCCCTCCAACTGGACGATTCGTTGTTATACacctctttcttcttctttcctaTCTCTTTTCTCCTCTTACGTACACCAAACTTTTCATTTCACTCTTCAGTCTAGTCCCCCCATTGCTTCCACACTGGAACCTTTCCGAAAGGAAACTGGCACGAATTTTGCGTGATCGAGAAAGCGCAAGGTTATATTTCTTGAAGCGCCGGTGCTGCCAGTTTCCTGCGTACAACCTCTTTCTCCCTTCCACTAATTTTCTGCCTCTTCCTCCGTTTAAATTCTATTTGTTTACTTACAAAGtttctttatcattttttaagataacattattatttttgtctaaTTTTACATATTCCTCAAGTTGCATTCGATATACTtctatgtttaaaaaaaaaacataaaaaaaatgttgcTTTATAGTTTAATtagtaaacatttaaaaaatacctGATATTCACTGACAAGTTACAAACAATTTCTAAATAGATCAATTTAACTTTTATCACtgttttagtaataattttatatattttgttactACTTATTCAGACttgaattacatattttttatagcttattataaatttaaacttttttcaTATACCGCTTATAGTTTCTTTAAAAACGattcttgtatttttaaatagcaCTCTCCATTCTATTTGttagtaataaaatttaacgTAAGAAACTCTTTATACCCTTGTTGAGGAGCAACTGTTTCCAGTAAGACTATAATTCAAGTTCAATTTTTTCCGTAAACATAACTACTCGTGTTAGGTTCTGACGTCACTGCAGACGTGCTTGACGTCAGCAGCATATGGTATGGTTACCTAGGCAACAGAGATCTGTCGTAATTGGTCCAATATTCGCATACTTACGTATGCACTTGAGCGTATTGCATATATATAGTggttaaaaaaagaagaatatttAAATCGTCCAAAGGTGATTTTTTAAACTGGTGGAATTCTTTTTATCATTACATCACACATCATGACATTTCGTTCTTCTTTATATCAAGTAGTACTAAGCTTTTACAATCGAGATTTATAGAGTAACTGTACAATTTTATCTCAAGAAGTACAGTATCGTGTTATTCTCTGATAAGAAACAAAAATGGTAGCCGGTAAACTAGCTTTTGTAACAGGTGggtatttaaaaaacaaaagaagATTAAAATAGATGATTGTAAAGAAAAAATTTACATGAAATTTATCCAAGCACAGGTGCAGGAGGTGGTATAGGTAGAGAAGTATGCCGTCTCTTGACA contains the following coding sequences:
- the Raf gene encoding serine/threonine kinase raf oncogene gives rise to the protein MSSSRGSGPESGELSDSEDGYLDTDPLRYELRNIQNVIHVTRQNIDALNNRFAGFQHPPSIYLNEYQELTSKLHDLESKEQKLNELLNASRISGSASTSESESREANASTKGQRTPMRSLLRAYLPNQQRTSVQVREGLSLRDALAKAMKLRNLTTEMCVVYILGADNSKYYTSWDTDISLLDCDEISVEILDKFPITTSISHNFVRKTFFSLAFCECCRKLLFQGFYCRTCNYRFHQRCAGGVPALCHQVRMQDAYYQALLAHNLESTAGILQLPSGYGLSRSMSPSLAPSRNQRHPRSLGQQDRSSSAPNVCFNMVKPSGDSANLDEYSRSQSLGRPIGIMQSAVSPGSSPTKHSQSTQASPTSTLRPKRPRARSADESSKNLLAPRESIEDWEIPADEILVGARIGSGSFGTVYKAHWHGPVAVKTLNVKIPTAAQLQAFKNEVAVLRKTRHVNILLFMGCVSKPQLAIVTQWCEGSSLYKHLHVFETKFDLFTLIEIGRQTAQGMDYLHAKNIIHRDLKSNNIFLHDDLTVKIGDFGLATAKTRWSGSQQFHQPTGSILWMAPEVIRMQEENPYSFQSDVYAFGVVLFELLSGQLPYSHVNNKDQILFMVGRGNLRPDLNKLRSDTPKALKRLTEDCIKFSREERPIFRQILASLEGLSRGLPKITRSASEPNLNRTQLQSDDFVYTCASPKTPVNFQFGAFSFYPSGGNI